The segment CCTGAAAGTGTCTTCACGACGGGTTGGGTTGACCCGCAGCGGGACACACCTGAATACTTCGTGACGCAGTATCGGTTCGCCGACCGCGAGGTGACAGTCACGGCGATGGGCGGCGATGCGGCGATGCCCAAGTGGGTCTTTGAGCACGGCTACGATGCGTTCTTTGAGCGGGCGACGGTGGAGTTCAACTCCCGTTGGGGCAAACCGCCATCGCTGTTCACGGAAGACGGCAAGCAGCGGGAAGTGCGCTTGAAAACCGTTGACGCCTTTGCGGCGGAGTTGCAATACGCTGTTGACTGTGTCCGCAAAAACGAGCCGCCCGTTTTGCTATCGGGGGAAAGCGCCCGCAACGCCTTGCTGTTGTGTCTGAAGGAAGCAGAGTCGCTGCGTAAGGGTAAACCCGTCAAGGTGACGGCATGAGGTGACTGTCCCCGATGTCGGCTTCTCGACCCCAGCGATTGAACCTTTTGCGGCGCTACTTTTTGACAGGCTTGGCGGTGTTGGCACCGTTGCTGTTGACGCTGTTCATCTTCGGCTACCTGCTCCAACTGGTGCACCGGTTAGTCGGTGTGCCGGTGGAGCGATTCCTTGCCGCCCAAATCGGCAAAGAGATGTCGGGTTGGGTCTCGGCGCTGGTAGGCGTCATTGTCGTCATGTTGTTGGTCTTGCTGGTGGGCACCGTCGCCTCAACGGTCGTCGGGCGCCGGTTGTTCGGCTACTGGGAGCGGGTGCTGTTGCAGCTGCCGCTGGTGCGCACCGTCTACGCACCTGCCAAGCAAATCGTGGAGTTTTTCGTCAACCCGTCCGCAATGCAATTTGGTGCGGTCGTCTTGGTGCGCTACCCACACCCAGATAGTTACGCCATCGGCTTTATCACGGGGCGAGATGTGGAACCCATCAACGCGGCGACAGGGCGGCGGTTGGTCAATGTCTTCGTCCCCTTCGCTCCGGTGCCCATGACGGGCACTTTGCTTCTGGTGCCAGAAGAGGAGGTGGTGCCCGTCGACTTGAGCGTGGAAGAGGCGCTCAAAATGATCGTGTCTGGTGGCGTCGCGGCACCGACGAAGGGTGAAATCCCGTCTCAGACGACCGAGCGGTCCTGACCGATCGGCATCGCTTGGCTCAAGAGGGTTTTCAACGCCTCAGGTTTGGCGATTTCCCATCCTTCTTTGCCACGGCGAAGCACGCCTTCCCGTTGCAACTGACTGACGATGCGGCTGGCGGTCTCCCGGGCTAATCCGCACCGTTTCGCCAACATGTTGACCGTCAACCACTTGGGTAGTTTACCTGAGCGGGCGTATTCCAACAACGCCCAAGCGATGCGCTGTTGCGCGCTCAGCCACGCCATCCGCAGCACCAATTCGTCCGTTTCCCGCAGCCGCCGTGTCACCGTTAGCAACAGTTCCCACATGAGTTGAGGCGTGCGTTCCAGCAGCGGTAAAAAATCGGAGCGGCGAATAATCAGCATCTCGCCATCGCTCAGGGCGATAACATCCGCTGACCGCCCTTGACCGTCAATGAGGGCTAACTCCCCAAACACATCGCCTTCGCCCAAAATGTTGAGCAGAACTTCACGCCCTTCGTCGTCCACGCCGACCACTTCCACCTGCCCGTGCAAAAGGACAAACATCGTTGTCCCAAGGTCGCCTTTGGAACACAACAGTTCGCCGGATGAGAATGTGTAGCGAACGGCGACTTGAGCGATGTGCCGCAAATATTGGAGCGGCATGTGTTGAAACAACGGCACCCGCTGCAAAGCGGCGAGGGTGTCAGTCGTCACCATTTCGCTTCTCCCCCTTCAAAGCGGCGCCGTAAATGTGTCGGCAAAATTAGCGCGATACTTAATGGTGCCTACGCTGTTCTCCACACGGAGGCGAGCATGAACGCCAAGACACGCACCGCACTCATCATTTTAACAGTCCTGATCACATGGCTTCCTTACTTGTTCGGGTGGTTCATCACGCCGCCCGGCACCCGTTACTTTTGGCTCATCTATAACCCCGACGACCAAAATGTCCACCTAATGTGGGCGCGTCAAGCGATGGAGGGCGCATGGCGGTTCTCTGACCTTTACACGACCGAACCGCACGCCGGTCTGTTCGTCCACCTCTACGCCCTCGTCCTCGGTTGGTTCTGCCGTCTGACAGGGCTCTCCCTGCATCTCGCCTACCAGC is part of the bacterium HR17 genome and harbors:
- a CDS encoding Cyclic AMP receptor protein, producing MVTTDTLAALQRVPLFQHMPLQYLRHIAQVAVRYTFSSGELLCSKGDLGTTMFVLLHGQVEVVGVDDEGREVLLNILGEGDVFGELALIDGQGRSADVIALSDGEMLIIRRSDFLPLLERTPQLMWELLLTVTRRLRETDELVLRMAWLSAQQRIAWALLEYARSGKLPKWLTVNMLAKRCGLARETASRIVSQLQREGVLRRGKEGWEIAKPEALKTLLSQAMPIGQDRSVV